Proteins encoded within one genomic window of Desulforegulaceae bacterium:
- the proB gene encoding glutamate 5-kinase has protein sequence MINNKEHIETARRIVIKLGSNVLTGKNDLNISVIASLSKQVNSLIQSNKQVIIVSSGAMAAGLKKMGLKKRPVLLPERQAVAAVGQTRLIMEYDRAFSVYGIIVSQLLLTSEDLGERKRYLNARNTLNTLLSKNIIPIINENDTVSIDEIAFGDNDNLSAMVAMLMDADLLINLTDIDGVYTKDPRRFEDAEHISLIDSITEDIEKMAGDIPGALGTGGMKSKIKAAKKVMMHGIPMIIANGLHSHTIDDIFSFKANGTFFVPLREKIKSRKSWIAFNLKPKGSIVIDEGAKKALVKNGKSLLPGGIIVVNEDFHMGEPVKILDKKGEEIGSGLVNYSSADIRKIAGRKTDEIKKVLGLKPYDEIIHRDNLVIILTK, from the coding sequence ATGATAAATAACAAAGAGCATATAGAAACTGCAAGAAGAATAGTAATTAAGCTTGGGAGTAATGTTCTTACAGGAAAAAATGATCTTAATATTTCAGTAATAGCTTCTTTGTCCAAACAGGTTAATTCCTTAATTCAATCAAATAAACAGGTTATAATCGTATCTTCAGGGGCAATGGCTGCTGGGCTTAAAAAAATGGGGCTTAAAAAAAGACCGGTTCTTTTGCCTGAACGTCAGGCTGTTGCCGCAGTTGGTCAGACCAGGCTTATCATGGAATATGACCGTGCTTTTTCTGTTTATGGGATAATTGTCAGTCAGCTTCTTCTGACCTCGGAAGATCTTGGTGAAAGAAAACGGTATTTGAATGCCCGTAATACCTTAAACACTCTTTTGTCTAAAAATATAATTCCAATTATAAATGAAAATGATACAGTTTCAATTGATGAAATTGCTTTTGGGGACAATGATAACCTTTCTGCAATGGTTGCAATGCTCATGGACGCGGATCTGCTTATCAACCTTACAGATATTGATGGAGTATATACAAAAGATCCAAGAAGATTTGAAGATGCTGAGCATATAAGTCTTATAGATTCAATTACTGAAGATATTGAAAAAATGGCTGGAGATATTCCAGGTGCTCTTGGTACCGGAGGGATGAAATCTAAGATCAAAGCCGCAAAAAAAGTTATGATGCACGGAATTCCAATGATAATTGCAAACGGACTTCATTCTCATACCATAGATGATATATTTTCTTTTAAGGCAAATGGAACTTTTTTTGTTCCTTTAAGGGAAAAAATTAAGAGCAGAAAGTCCTGGATAGCTTTTAATCTTAAGCCTAAAGGATCAATAGTTATTGATGAGGGTGCAAAAAAAGCCCTTGTTAAAAATGGAAAAAGTCTTCTTCCCGGAGGAATTATAGTTGTAAATGAAGATTTTCATATGGGAGAACCAGTTAAGATTCTAGATAAAAAAGGTGAAGAAATAGGCTCAGGACTTGTGAATTATTCCTCTGCTGATATAAGAAAAATTGCGGGAAGAAAAACCGATGAAATTAAAAAAGTTCTTGGCCTTAAGCCCTATGATGAAATTATACACAGGGATAATCTTGTTATAATACTTACAAAATAA
- a CDS encoding glutamate-5-semialdehyde dehydrogenase, producing MEKLITEIAQSAKNASRKTAILSTDQKNKALKEIKLSLEKNYKKIQEENLKDIEKAREEGLSSAMIDRLTLSDNVMNSMISGIDEVILLDDPVGRIGSIKKRPNGLEVGRMNIPIGVIGMIYESRPNVTIDAGVLCLKAGNAVILRGGTEAFHSNQILGSAISEGLENAGLDKKAIQIIPVKEREAVDFLLNQEGLIDLMIPRGGEGLIRFVTENSSIPVLKHYKGVCHVYIDKFAELEMAIEIAFNSKVQRPGVCNAMETLLVHKDIADKFLPHIGKLYNNSGVEIKGCPKTCEIIKEAALASQDDFGVEFLDLKASIKVVDSFNHALDHISVHNSGHTESIVTKDYSRARRFLREVDSSVVLVNASTRFNDGNQLGLGAEIGISTDKLHAYGPMGIEELTARKFIVFGDGQIRN from the coding sequence ATGGAAAAATTAATAACCGAAATTGCTCAGAGTGCAAAAAATGCCTCAAGAAAAACAGCCATCCTTTCAACAGATCAAAAAAACAAGGCTTTGAAAGAAATAAAGTTAAGCCTTGAAAAAAACTACAAAAAAATTCAGGAAGAAAATTTAAAAGATATTGAAAAAGCAAGGGAAGAAGGACTTTCATCTGCAATGATAGATCGACTGACTTTGAGTGATAACGTAATGAACTCAATGATTTCAGGAATAGATGAAGTTATTCTTCTTGACGATCCTGTTGGGAGAATAGGTTCCATAAAAAAAAGACCAAACGGCCTTGAAGTAGGGAGGATGAACATTCCAATCGGAGTGATAGGAATGATTTATGAATCAAGGCCAAATGTTACAATAGATGCCGGTGTTTTATGTCTTAAAGCAGGTAATGCCGTTATTCTAAGAGGGGGAACAGAAGCTTTTCACTCAAACCAGATTCTTGGTTCAGCAATTTCGGAAGGCCTTGAAAATGCTGGTCTTGATAAAAAAGCTATCCAGATAATTCCTGTAAAGGAAAGGGAGGCTGTTGATTTCCTTCTTAACCAAGAAGGTCTTATTGACTTGATGATCCCAAGGGGTGGAGAAGGGCTTATAAGATTTGTAACTGAAAATTCAAGTATTCCTGTTCTCAAACATTATAAAGGGGTTTGTCATGTCTATATTGATAAATTTGCAGAACTTGAAATGGCCATTGAAATAGCTTTTAATTCAAAAGTTCAAAGACCTGGAGTGTGCAATGCAATGGAAACACTTTTGGTTCACAAAGATATTGCAGACAAATTTCTTCCTCATATTGGTAAACTATACAATAATTCAGGGGTTGAAATTAAAGGCTGTCCTAAAACCTGCGAAATAATAAAAGAAGCAGCTTTAGCAAGCCAAGATGATTTTGGGGTAGAGTTTTTAGATCTTAAAGCATCAATAAAAGTTGTAGACAGTTTTAATCATGCCCTGGATCATATTTCAGTTCATAATTCAGGACATACTGAATCAATAGTTACCAAAGATTATTCAAGGGCAAGACGGTTTTTAAGAGAAGTTGATTCTTCTGTTGTTCTTGTAAATGCTTCAACAAGGTTTAATGACGGCAATCAGCTTGGACTTGGAGCTGAAATAGGAATAAGCACAGACAAGCTCCATGCATATGGGCCCATGGGAATTGAAGAACTTACAGCAAGAAAATTTATAGTGTTTGGCGATGGACAGATCAGAAACTGA
- the nadD gene encoding nicotinate-nucleotide adenylyltransferase, whose product MDRSETEQRTGIFGGTFNPFHKGHLNAAEAAFKGLNLKELIFIPVYLPPHKGYSTLASSEDRIEIIKKSIEGKKNFFISDLEIKRKGLSYTIDTLKEIKSGKKGEFFFIMGSDSFLSFNKWHRYKDILKISGLAVASRPGFDPEIETLGIKGYYLKNKGHYSHKEYKDICFFKINEKNISSTGIRKLIKQGQSLKDYLDEKAADYIEEKGLYKDEK is encoded by the coding sequence ATGGACAGATCAGAAACTGAGCAAAGAACAGGGATTTTCGGCGGTACTTTCAATCCTTTTCATAAAGGCCATTTAAATGCGGCTGAAGCTGCTTTTAAAGGCCTTAACCTTAAAGAGCTTATTTTTATTCCAGTTTACCTTCCTCCTCACAAAGGTTATTCAACTCTGGCATCTTCTGAGGATAGGATAGAAATAATTAAAAAATCCATTGAAGGTAAAAAAAATTTTTTTATTTCTGATCTTGAAATAAAAAGAAAAGGCCTTTCTTATACTATAGATACACTTAAAGAGATAAAATCTGGCAAAAAAGGAGAGTTTTTTTTTATAATGGGATCAGATTCTTTTTTAAGTTTCAATAAATGGCATAGGTATAAAGATATTTTAAAAATTTCAGGCCTTGCAGTGGCAAGTCGACCAGGATTTGACCCTGAAATTGAAACTCTGGGTATTAAAGGATATTATTTAAAAAATAAGGGGCATTATTCCCATAAAGAGTATAAAGATATTTGTTTTTTTAAGATCAATGAAAAAAACATCTCTTCAACAGGTATTAGAAAATTGATAAAACAAGGACAAAGTTTAAAAGATTATCTTGATGAAAAAGCAGCTGATTACATAGAAGAAAAAGGGCTTTATAAAGATGAAAAATGA
- the rsfS gene encoding ribosome silencing factor yields the protein MKNEIEEFALPFVAAVLDKKTEGVIALDVSKLTSVADVFIIGSGRSVRQVKAIAGHVRRKLREKGKKSLNIDGENEGNWVLLDYGDVVIHLFLESTRRFYDLEGLWMDAPKILKDFIDKKISETVYDDDEEDDDFWSSEENEYEEY from the coding sequence ATGAAAAATGAAATAGAAGAATTTGCACTTCCTTTTGTTGCTGCGGTTTTGGATAAAAAAACAGAAGGGGTTATAGCACTGGATGTGTCAAAGCTTACTTCGGTTGCAGATGTTTTCATTATAGGCAGCGGGAGATCTGTAAGACAGGTCAAGGCCATAGCCGGGCATGTGAGAAGAAAGTTAAGAGAAAAAGGCAAAAAATCTTTAAACATTGATGGCGAAAATGAAGGAAATTGGGTTTTATTAGATTATGGTGATGTGGTAATTCACCTTTTCCTTGAATCAACAAGAAGATTTTACGATCTTGAAGGATTGTGGATGGATGCTCCAAAAATTTTAAAGGATTTTATAGATAAGAAAATTTCTGAGACAGTTTATGACGACGATGAGGAAGATGATGACTTCTGGAGTAGTGAAGAAAATGAGTATGAAGAATATTAG
- the gpmI gene encoding 2,3-bisphosphoglycerate-independent phosphoglycerate mutase, which produces MKNIRPCLLMILDGWGKGENYPGNAVKAANTPNLDFYSANHPMAELKCSGEAVGLPSGVMGNSEVGHLNIGAGRVVYQDLLRIDKAIEDKSFFLNKAFNDLFDKTKKNNGKVHFLGLLSNGRVHSSLDHLYALIEMAVKKNIKAVVHPIMDGRDTSPDSGIKFLNELRKKIAPFKNITIGTVCGRFYAMDRDKRWERVEKAYNLYTKAEGEVFGSAEDSILFYYENKITDEFIKPSIIDKESIVKDNDGVIFFNFRADRAREITSAFTSEEFGEFERKNRPNLSGYVCMTSYDKDFDLEAAFLPMEVKNNLGEFISNQGLTQLRIAETEKYAHVTYFFNGGNEEPYPKEDRILVPSPREVETYDKKPEMSAEEVCNSFVKAFKENDYSLCVLNYANMDMVGHTGDFDSAVKACEIVDKFVKPAADSVLAKGGFVIITADHGNLEKMCDENSCAYTAHTTNPVNFILVDNEKKNLLKTRGKLGDIAPTILEVMGLELPLEMTGKSLVRRD; this is translated from the coding sequence ATGAAGAATATTAGGCCTTGCCTTCTTATGATTTTAGATGGCTGGGGCAAAGGTGAAAACTACCCGGGTAATGCTGTAAAAGCGGCCAACACTCCTAATCTTGATTTTTATTCGGCAAATCACCCCATGGCTGAGTTAAAGTGCTCAGGTGAAGCTGTTGGGCTTCCTTCCGGTGTTATGGGTAACTCTGAAGTAGGACATCTTAACATTGGTGCAGGAAGAGTTGTTTATCAAGACCTTTTAAGAATTGACAAAGCCATTGAAGATAAAAGTTTTTTTTTAAACAAAGCTTTTAATGATCTTTTTGATAAAACTAAAAAAAATAATGGCAAAGTTCATTTTTTGGGTCTTTTGTCAAATGGAAGAGTTCACAGCAGCCTTGATCACCTTTATGCCCTTATTGAAATGGCAGTTAAAAAAAATATCAAGGCAGTGGTTCATCCTATAATGGATGGAAGGGATACTTCTCCAGACAGCGGAATAAAATTTTTAAATGAGCTTAGAAAAAAAATTGCTCCCTTTAAAAATATAACCATAGGCACAGTCTGCGGAAGATTTTATGCCATGGACAGGGACAAAAGATGGGAAAGAGTGGAAAAAGCCTATAATCTTTACACAAAAGCAGAAGGTGAGGTTTTTGGCTCAGCAGAAGATTCAATACTTTTTTATTATGAAAATAAAATAACAGATGAATTTATAAAACCTTCAATAATAGATAAGGAAAGCATTGTAAAAGATAATGACGGAGTTATTTTTTTTAACTTCAGAGCTGATAGGGCAAGGGAAATTACCAGTGCTTTTACATCTGAAGAGTTTGGTGAGTTTGAAAGAAAAAACAGGCCAAATCTTTCGGGTTATGTGTGCATGACTTCCTATGATAAGGATTTTGATCTTGAGGCGGCATTTCTTCCCATGGAAGTAAAAAACAATTTAGGCGAATTTATTTCAAATCAGGGATTAACTCAGCTTAGAATAGCAGAAACTGAAAAATATGCCCATGTAACATATTTTTTTAACGGGGGAAATGAAGAGCCATACCCAAAGGAAGATCGAATCCTTGTTCCATCTCCAAGGGAGGTGGAAACCTATGATAAAAAGCCTGAAATGAGCGCAGAAGAAGTTTGTAATTCATTTGTAAAGGCATTTAAGGAAAATGATTATTCTCTTTGTGTTTTAAACTATGCCAATATGGACATGGTTGGGCACACAGGAGACTTTGACTCAGCAGTAAAAGCCTGTGAAATAGTGGATAAATTTGTAAAACCGGCTGCTGATTCAGTTCTTGCAAAGGGGGGATTTGTAATTATTACTGCAGATCATGGAAATCTTGAAAAAATGTGCGATGAAAACAGCTGTGCATATACGGCCCACACCACAAATCCTGTTAATTTTATTCTTGTGGATAATGAAAAAAAAAACTTGCTTAAAACCCGGGGAAAACTTGGAGATATTGCTCCGACAATTCTTGAGGTTATGGGTTTGGAGCTTCCCTTGGAAATGACAGGAAAAAGCCTTGTAAGGAGAGATTGA
- a CDS encoding type I restriction enzyme HsdR N-terminal domain-containing protein, whose protein sequence is MDCIKDYLTGKEINLTGAEENRQKVMKFLVEEKGFLKSDIKARVEFEILISGEPYKTEIDLLILINKMIVAVFKTPAGSLSSWDREIISGARILLPDYQIPFAIVSDGENAEIFDTVKGEKIGRGIENIPSKEEIQNYLDKNPLTEFPKEKTERQKLVFKTYDELNINR, encoded by the coding sequence ATGGATTGTATAAAAGACTATTTAACAGGAAAAGAAATTAATTTAACTGGAGCAGAAGAAAACCGCCAAAAAGTTATGAAATTTCTTGTAGAAGAAAAAGGTTTTTTAAAGTCAGATATAAAAGCCAGGGTAGAGTTTGAGATTTTAATTTCAGGGGAACCTTACAAAACAGAAATAGATCTTTTAATTTTAATAAACAAAATGATTGTTGCTGTTTTTAAAACTCCTGCAGGTTCCCTTTCTTCCTGGGATAGAGAAATTATTTCCGGAGCAAGAATTCTTCTGCCTGATTATCAAATACCTTTTGCAATAGTTTCTGACGGAGAAAACGCAGAGATTTTCGATACTGTCAAAGGTGAAAAGATTGGAAGAGGGATTGAAAATATTCCTTCAAAAGAAGAGATTCAAAACTATCTTGATAAGAATCCTTTGACAGAGTTTCCAAAGGAAAAAACTGAAAGACAAAAGCTGGTATTTAAAACTTATGATGAATTAAATATAAATAGATAA